One window of Botrimarina mediterranea genomic DNA carries:
- a CDS encoding GDSL-type esterase/lipase family protein — protein MSSTEPCRIACVGASVTFGRGLPNRREQCYPAVLQRLLDERYGAGGCEVRNFGYSGATAARVSNEPYWQTPSFTAATRFEPHFVPLMLGTNDAQFANVSARRTLARDLADLVEHFRGLGAEVLAADPPPAFPPVAEIDFDALRDEVRPTVRRVAVEIGAPLVDFFSPLEDARAGFPDGLHPTAEVAEKIAQIAFGALEPLVGRWLGR, from the coding sequence ATGTCTTCCACTGAACCCTGCCGGATCGCTTGCGTGGGGGCGAGCGTCACCTTTGGGCGCGGGTTGCCGAATCGGCGAGAGCAGTGCTACCCGGCCGTGTTGCAGCGGCTATTGGACGAGCGGTACGGCGCCGGCGGGTGCGAGGTCCGCAACTTCGGCTACAGCGGCGCCACGGCGGCGCGGGTGTCGAACGAGCCGTACTGGCAGACGCCCAGCTTCACGGCGGCGACGCGGTTCGAGCCGCACTTCGTGCCGCTGATGCTGGGAACGAACGACGCCCAGTTTGCGAACGTTTCGGCCCGACGGACGCTCGCCCGCGACTTGGCGGACCTCGTCGAGCACTTCCGGGGCCTGGGCGCCGAGGTGCTGGCGGCCGACCCGCCGCCGGCGTTTCCGCCCGTGGCGGAGATCGATTTTGACGCTCTACGGGACGAGGTGCGGCCGACTGTTCGCCGCGTCGCCGTCGAGATCGGCGCCCCGCTGGTGGACTTCTTCAGCCCTCTGGAGGACGCCAGAGCAGGCTTTCCCGACGGGTTGCACCCTACCGCGGAAGTGGCTGAGAAGATCGCTCAGATCGCGTTTGGGGCGTTGGAGCCGCTGGTGGGGCGGTGGTTGGGTCGGTGA
- a CDS encoding DUF1559 domain-containing protein: MRRQTTFRAFTLIELLVVIAIIGLLVALLLPAVQAAREAARRSQCTNNLKQIGLATHNYESAKRLLPPGYSVDTTAPDRDATTGDAGPGWAWGAYLLQQLEETAVADAIDFDVPVWAPAHAVPRRATVTSYLCPSVGEETTPFAVADASGSHVDLGAGPIEVGRSHYVASHGQESCWGPCGGAADATIFTDIYAETTGIVPHNGDVAKVADGPFYRNSQTRFADVTDGLSKTIFFGEHSARLSDKTWAGVVPQATTLPKLITPDNGDDAAATLVLVHGGPSGGEFDVFDQIIIHPVNFPTLHVGQMFAEHPGGGNVALGDASVRFVSEDVNLILWAEYSSIGEGEASNAEL, from the coding sequence ATGAGACGTCAAACCACCTTCCGCGCATTCACGCTGATCGAGCTCCTGGTCGTTATCGCCATCATCGGCCTCTTGGTGGCGCTGCTGCTCCCGGCCGTTCAAGCGGCCCGCGAAGCGGCGCGGCGGTCGCAGTGCACCAACAACCTCAAGCAGATCGGCCTGGCGACGCATAACTACGAGAGCGCCAAGCGGCTCTTGCCGCCGGGTTACTCGGTGGACACCACCGCCCCAGACCGTGACGCGACGACCGGCGACGCGGGCCCCGGCTGGGCATGGGGCGCCTACTTGCTACAGCAGCTCGAAGAGACCGCCGTCGCCGACGCGATCGACTTCGACGTGCCCGTCTGGGCCCCCGCGCACGCGGTTCCGCGGCGAGCGACCGTCACCTCCTACCTATGCCCCAGCGTGGGCGAGGAGACGACGCCGTTCGCGGTCGCCGACGCCTCGGGCAGCCACGTCGATCTCGGCGCTGGGCCGATCGAAGTGGGTCGCTCGCACTACGTCGCCAGCCACGGCCAAGAATCCTGCTGGGGCCCCTGCGGCGGCGCGGCGGACGCCACGATCTTCACCGACATCTACGCCGAAACCACGGGGATCGTCCCCCACAACGGCGACGTCGCCAAAGTCGCTGATGGGCCGTTCTATCGCAACTCGCAAACGCGCTTCGCCGATGTCACCGATGGGCTCTCCAAGACGATCTTCTTCGGTGAACACTCGGCGCGGCTCAGCGACAAGACTTGGGCCGGTGTCGTTCCCCAAGCCACGACGCTCCCCAAACTCATCACGCCCGACAACGGCGACGACGCGGCGGCCACACTGGTGCTCGTCCATGGCGGCCCATCCGGGGGCGAGTTTGACGTCTTTGATCAAATCATCATCCACCCGGTCAACTTCCCGACGCTGCACGTCGGGCAGATGTTTGCCGAGCACCCCGGCGGCGGCAACGTCGCGCTGGGTGACGCGTCGGTGCGGTTCGTATCCGAAGACGTCAACCTAATCCTATGGGCCGAGTACAGCAGCATCGGCGAGGGGGAGGCTTCGAATGCAGAACTGTGA
- a CDS encoding MoaD/ThiS family protein has product MSTVAFTDHLRDHAPDEPVEVAGATVAEALSAALAGRDRLRSYVFDEQGRLRRHVAVFVDGKLIADRVALSDPITPASELFVMQALSGG; this is encoded by the coding sequence ATGTCGACCGTTGCCTTCACCGATCACCTGCGTGACCACGCCCCCGACGAGCCTGTCGAGGTCGCCGGCGCCACCGTCGCCGAAGCCCTCTCCGCCGCGCTCGCCGGCCGCGACCGGTTGCGTAGCTACGTCTTCGACGAGCAAGGCCGCCTGCGCCGCCACGTCGCCGTGTTCGTCGATGGCAAACTGATCGCCGACCGCGTCGCTTTGAGCGACCCGATCACGCCCGCCTCCGAACTCTTCGTCATGCAAGCCCTGTCGGGCGGTTGA
- a CDS encoding WD40/YVTN/BNR-like repeat-containing protein, with amino-acid sequence MSDRFDVATRKGLFTFRRAPSGWEIANVAFLGKNLSMSLVDPRDGVAYASVDEGHFGCHLHRSRDGGVTWEEIAAPTYPAGETVPNRMPDTGEAIEGAQRKPASLSEIWSLEPAGADEPGSLWCGTIPGGLFRSDDYGDSWRLVESLWNMPQRDNWFGGGKDDAGLHSIVVDPRDKNRLAVALSCGGVWTTTDGGATWTNDNQGLRAEYMPPEMAYDPVSQDPHRMVGCRANPDRLWIQHHNGVFRSNDRGANWDEMTNVDPSVFGFAVAVHPHDPDTAWFVPAVKDEFRYPVNAALAVSKTSDGGATFTAKRDGLPQTHAYDIVFRHALDVDDAGERLAMGSSTGGLWISEDGGESWTLLSAHLPPIYSVRFA; translated from the coding sequence ATGTCCGATCGATTTGACGTTGCGACTCGCAAGGGCCTCTTCACGTTCCGCCGCGCGCCGAGCGGTTGGGAGATCGCCAACGTCGCGTTCCTCGGCAAGAACCTCTCGATGTCGCTCGTTGATCCCCGGGACGGCGTCGCCTACGCCTCGGTGGACGAAGGACACTTCGGCTGCCACCTGCACCGCAGCCGCGACGGCGGCGTGACCTGGGAAGAGATCGCGGCGCCGACGTACCCCGCCGGCGAAACGGTCCCCAATCGCATGCCCGACACGGGCGAAGCCATCGAGGGCGCGCAGCGCAAGCCCGCGTCGCTGTCCGAAATCTGGTCGCTCGAACCCGCCGGCGCTGACGAGCCCGGCTCGCTCTGGTGCGGCACGATCCCCGGCGGCCTCTTCCGTTCGGACGACTATGGCGATTCGTGGCGCTTGGTCGAGTCGCTGTGGAATATGCCGCAACGCGACAACTGGTTCGGCGGCGGCAAGGACGACGCCGGGCTGCACTCGATCGTCGTCGATCCCCGCGACAAGAACCGCTTGGCGGTCGCCCTCTCCTGCGGCGGCGTCTGGACCACCACCGACGGCGGCGCCACTTGGACCAACGACAACCAGGGCCTCCGCGCCGAGTACATGCCGCCCGAGATGGCGTACGACCCGGTCTCGCAAGACCCGCACCGCATGGTCGGCTGCCGCGCCAACCCCGACCGTCTCTGGATCCAACACCACAACGGCGTCTTCCGCAGCAACGACCGCGGCGCCAACTGGGACGAAATGACAAACGTCGATCCGTCGGTCTTCGGCTTTGCCGTCGCCGTCCACCCGCACGACCCCGACACGGCGTGGTTCGTCCCCGCCGTGAAGGACGAGTTCCGCTACCCGGTCAACGCTGCGCTAGCCGTATCAAAAACCTCCGACGGCGGCGCCACCTTCACCGCGAAACGCGACGGCCTCCCGCAAACGCACGCCTACGACATCGTCTTCCGCCACGCCCTCGACGTGGACGACGCCGGCGAACGCCTAGCGATGGGCTCCTCCACCGGCGGCCTCTGGATCAGCGAAGACGGCGGCGAGAGCTGGACGCTGTTGTCGGCGCACTTGCCGCCGATCTATTCTGTCCGGTTCGCGTAG
- a CDS encoding glycerophosphodiester phosphodiesterase family protein, whose protein sequence is MNAWSTAVAAWLDCRTRWRALLGVGVVWWFASTLLLAPLYAATLRLAMLGSGQSVLADQDLLYFVTSPIGVAGLVVVSVIATAIVALEFGALLTILSQPPQSPNLLAALQLLLSHSARLLGVAAKIVLQTILWLAPAVAITAATYALLLTKYDINYYLSQRPPAFWAAAVVVVGLTAYIAVVAVKLASDWFLVLPITLFEDEAYWRVGSLSRRRTAPHRWEVRAWIAGWAVGSFLLSMTTTLVIGAAAWRIAPHWPQSLTTVSIGVGLGLTLAVTAGAVAHLVEIVALAAIVRRLHLRLGGVIPETLTRDGGLGNGASFVTRKRLAVGMPVALLGAVTLGFVTLSSVPVEDRVLVIAHRGSPFSAPDNTLAAVRAAIAEGADWIEIDVQETVDGEVVVFHDSDFMKAAGLNLKIWDATASQLADIDIGSSFGADFATERVPTLRAVLDECRGKAGVLVELKYFGHDVRLEERVVEIVEAAGMVDQTKFMSLHRNGVAKLKALRPEWRVGQLLSVTAGSSRRLEGDFLAVNASFATRELIRKTHHGGRELYVWTVDDPMTMSALISRGVDGLITNVPAKARSVLAERDDMPPVSRLLVDLADRFRIPPPYQPNALIDSP, encoded by the coding sequence ATGAACGCCTGGTCCACCGCTGTCGCCGCTTGGCTCGACTGCCGCACTCGCTGGCGGGCCTTGCTGGGCGTTGGGGTTGTTTGGTGGTTCGCCTCGACGCTGCTGCTCGCGCCGCTCTACGCCGCGACGCTGCGGCTGGCGATGCTGGGCTCTGGCCAATCGGTCCTCGCCGACCAGGACCTGCTCTACTTCGTCACCTCGCCGATCGGTGTGGCGGGCCTCGTGGTGGTGAGCGTCATCGCTACTGCGATCGTGGCGCTCGAGTTCGGCGCGCTGCTCACCATCTTGTCACAACCGCCGCAGTCGCCGAATCTCCTCGCCGCGTTGCAACTGCTTCTTTCGCACTCGGCACGGCTGCTCGGCGTCGCGGCGAAGATCGTCTTGCAAACAATCCTCTGGCTCGCCCCGGCCGTCGCCATCACGGCGGCGACCTACGCCCTGCTGCTGACCAAGTACGACATCAACTACTACCTGTCGCAGCGTCCACCCGCCTTCTGGGCGGCGGCGGTCGTCGTTGTCGGCCTCACGGCGTACATTGCGGTCGTGGCCGTTAAGCTGGCGTCGGACTGGTTCTTGGTCTTGCCAATCACGCTCTTCGAAGACGAAGCCTACTGGCGCGTCGGAAGCCTCAGCCGGCGCCGCACGGCGCCCCACCGCTGGGAAGTCCGCGCGTGGATCGCCGGCTGGGCGGTGGGCTCGTTCTTGCTGTCGATGACGACGACGCTAGTGATCGGGGCCGCCGCGTGGCGGATCGCGCCGCACTGGCCGCAGTCGCTTACCACTGTCTCTATCGGCGTCGGCCTGGGCCTGACGCTTGCCGTGACAGCCGGGGCGGTTGCCCACCTCGTCGAGATCGTTGCGCTGGCGGCGATCGTGCGGCGGCTTCACCTGCGACTGGGGGGCGTCATCCCCGAGACGCTCACTCGTGACGGCGGCCTCGGTAACGGGGCGTCGTTCGTCACTCGCAAGCGACTGGCGGTCGGCATGCCTGTCGCGCTACTCGGCGCCGTGACGCTGGGCTTCGTCACGCTCAGCAGCGTGCCGGTCGAAGATCGCGTGCTCGTCATCGCCCACCGCGGCTCGCCCTTCTCGGCGCCCGACAACACCCTTGCCGCGGTCCGCGCCGCGATCGCCGAGGGCGCCGACTGGATCGAGATCGACGTTCAAGAAACGGTCGACGGGGAGGTGGTCGTCTTCCACGACAGCGACTTCATGAAAGCCGCCGGCCTCAATCTCAAGATCTGGGACGCCACGGCTTCGCAGCTGGCGGACATCGACATCGGCAGCTCGTTCGGCGCCGACTTCGCCACGGAAAGAGTCCCGACGCTCCGCGCCGTGCTCGACGAGTGCCGCGGCAAGGCGGGCGTGCTCGTCGAGCTCAAGTACTTCGGCCACGACGTGCGGCTCGAGGAGCGCGTCGTCGAGATCGTCGAAGCGGCCGGCATGGTGGACCAAACGAAGTTCATGTCCCTCCATCGGAACGGCGTCGCCAAACTCAAGGCGCTACGGCCCGAGTGGCGCGTCGGGCAACTGCTCTCGGTCACGGCGGGCTCGTCACGGCGTCTCGAAGGGGACTTCTTGGCGGTGAACGCATCGTTCGCCACACGTGAGCTGATCCGAAAGACGCACCACGGCGGCCGCGAGCTTTACGTGTGGACCGTCGATGACCCAATGACGATGTCGGCGCTCATCAGTCGCGGCGTTGATGGCCTGATCACCAACGTGCCGGCCAAGGCGCGTTCGGTGCTGGCGGAGCGCGATGACATGCCTCCCGTTTCACGCCTGCTAGTGGACCTGGCGGACCGATTCCGTATTCCCCCGCCGTACCAACCCAACGCCCTCATCGACTCGCCATGA
- a CDS encoding gamma carbonic anhydrase family protein → MPTILSFRGVWPRLHESVFIADGARIIGDVEIGADSSVWFNAVVRGDVCPIRIGERTNVQDNVTLHVTHDTGPLNIGSRVTIGHNAVLHACTVQDETLIGMGAILLDGCVIESRTLVAAGSLVRQGFVAPSGMLVAGVPAAVKRPLTEDELRNVLESPDNYARYVAAYREGSYTGMPRGV, encoded by the coding sequence ATGCCCACGATCCTTTCTTTCCGCGGCGTTTGGCCCCGGCTTCACGAGTCGGTCTTTATCGCCGACGGCGCCCGCATCATTGGCGACGTCGAGATCGGCGCCGATTCGAGCGTCTGGTTCAACGCGGTCGTACGTGGGGATGTTTGTCCGATTCGCATCGGTGAGCGGACCAACGTGCAGGACAACGTCACGCTGCACGTGACGCACGACACGGGACCGCTCAACATCGGCAGCCGCGTCACGATCGGCCACAACGCAGTGCTGCACGCCTGCACGGTGCAGGACGAGACGCTCATCGGCATGGGCGCCATCTTGCTTGACGGCTGCGTGATCGAGTCGCGGACGCTTGTAGCGGCGGGGTCGCTGGTGCGGCAGGGTTTCGTGGCGCCGTCGGGGATGCTCGTAGCGGGCGTCCCCGCCGCGGTGAAGAGGCCGCTAACCGAGGATGAGCTACGCAACGTCCTCGAGTCGCCCGACAACTACGCGCGTTACGTCGCCGCGTACCGCGAAGGGAGCTACACGGGGATGCCGCGCGGCGTTTGA